Proteins from a genomic interval of Phocoena phocoena chromosome 20, mPhoPho1.1, whole genome shotgun sequence:
- the CYBA gene encoding cytochrome b-245 light chain produces MGQIEWAMWANEQALASGLILITGGIVATAGQFAQWYLGAYSIAAGVLICLLEYPRGKRSKGSTMERCGQKYLTRAVKVFGPLTSNYYIRAFLHLGLSVPAGFLLATILGTACLAIASSIYLLAAIHGEQWTPIETKPKERPQVGGTIKQPPSNPPPRPPAEARKKSSEEEVAGVPVGGPQENPMPVTDEVV; encoded by the exons ATGGGGCAGATTGAGTGGGCCATGTGGGCCAACGAGCAGGCGCTGGCGTCCGGCCTGA TCCTCATCACCGGCGGCATTGTGGCCACGGCCGGCCAGTTTGCCCAGTGGTACCTGGGCGCATATTCCAT AGCGGCAGGTGTGTTGATCTGCCTGCTAGAGTACCCGCGGGGTAAGAGGAGCAAGGGCTCCACCATGGAGAGGTG CGGACAGAAGTACCTGACCAGAGCGGTGAAGGTGTTCGGGCCCCTCACCAGCAATTACTACATCCGGGCCTTCCTGCACCTTGG gctgtcGGTACCTGCCGGCTTCCTGCTCGCCACCATCCTGGGCACGGCCTGCTTGGCCATCGCAAGCAGCATCTACCTGCTG GCGGCTATCCACGGGGAACAGTGGACCCCCATCGAGACCAAGCCCAAGGAGCGGCCGCAGGTGGGGGGCACCATCAAGCAGCCACCCAGCaaccccccgccccggcccccagCCGAGGCCCGCAAGAAGTCAAGTGAGGAGGAGGTGGCAGGGGTCCCTGTGGGTGGCCCCCAGGAAAACCCCATGCCGGTGACTGATGAGGTCGTGTGA
- the MVD gene encoding diphosphomevalonate decarboxylase — protein sequence MASEKRLEVVTCTAPVNIAVIKYWGKRDEELILPINSSLSVTLHQDQLKTTTTAAISRDFTEDRIWLNGREEDVGQPRLQACLREIRRLARKRGSDGHEDPLPLSLSYKVHVASVNNFPTAAGLASSAAGYACLAYALARVYGVESDLSEVARRGSGSACRSLYGGFVEWQMGERADGKDSIARQLAPESHWPELRVLILVVSTEKKPTGSTAGMQTSVETSALLRFRAEALVPARMAEMTRCVRERDFQAFGQLTMKDSNQFHATCMDTFPPISYLNDTSQRIIHLVHCFNAHHGQTKVAYTFDAGANAVIFTLDDTVAEFVAAVRHSFPPELNGDKFLKGLPVEPVPLSDELKAALGTDPTPGGIKYIIATQVGPGPQVLDDPGAHLLGPDGLPKAAA from the exons ATGGCCTCGGAGAAGCGGCTCGAGGTGGTGACCTGCACCGCGCCGGTCAACATCGCGGTCATCAAGTACT GGGGAAAGCGAGACGAGGAGCTGATCCTGCCCATCAACTCCTCTCTGAGCGTCACGTTGCACCAGGATCAG TTAAAAACCACCACAACGGCCGCCATCAGCAGGGACTTCACAGAGGACCGGATTTGGCTAAATGGACGGGAAGAGGACGTGGGGCAGCCGCGCCTCCAGGCCTGCCTGAGGGAGA TCCGTCGCCTGGCCCGCAAGCGGGGGAGCGATGGCCACGAGGACCCGCTGCCCCTCAGCCTCAGCTACAAGGTGCACGTGGCCTCGGTGAACAACTTCCCCACGGCCGCGGGCCTGGCCTCCTCAGCGGCAGGCTACGCCTGCCTAG CCTACGCCCTGGCCCGGGTCTATGGCGTGGAGAGCGACCTGTCGGAAGTGGCCCGCAGGGGCTCGGGCAGTGCCTGCCGCAGCCTGTACGGCGGCTTCGTGGAGTGGCAGATGGGGGAGCGGGCCGACGGGAAGGACAGCATCGCCCGTCAGCTGGCCCCCGAGTCACACTGGCCGGAACTCCGTGTCCTCATCCTCGTG GTGAGCACCGAGAAGAAGCCGACGGGCAGCACGGCGGGCATGCAGACCAGCGTGGAGACCAGCGCCCTGCTCAGG TTCCGGGCCGAGGCGCTGGTGCCGGCACGCATGGCCGAGATGACCCGCTGCGTCAGGGAGCGCGACTTCCAGGCCTTTGGCCAGTTGACCATGAAGGACAGCAACCAGTTCCACGCCACCTGCATGGACACCTTCCCGCCCATCTCCTACCTCAACGACACGTCCCAGCGCATCATTCACCTGGTGCACTGCTTCAACGCGCACCACGGGCAGACCAAG GTGGCATATACGTTTGACGCGGGCGCCAACGCTGTGATCTTCACCCTGGACGACACCGTGGCCGAGTTTGTGGCTGCCGTGAGGCACAGCTTCCCCCCCGAGTTGAACGGAGACAA GTTTCTGAAGGGGCTGCCCGTGGAGCCTGTCCCGCTCTCGGATGAGCTTAAGGCCGCGCTGGGTACGGACCCCACCCCCGGCGGCATCAAATACATCATTGCCACTCAG GTGGGACCCGGGCCTCAAGTCCTGGATGACCCTGGCGCTCACCTCCTGGGTCCCGATGGTCTGCCGAAGGCAGCCGCCTGA